In the genome of Hydrogenophaga sp. PBL-H3, the window TCCGGACGCGGCAGTTCGCTGTCGACCAGATCGCGGCGCAGGCGACCCAGCAAGGTCTGCGCGCTGGCCACCCGGGGAGCACTGGTGTCGAAGTAGCGCGCGATGGACGCCTCGACCGCAATCACATCGGCCTGGCTGGCGGCCATGTGCCGTGCCAGCAGGCCCAGACGGGCGTTGAGCAGTTTCAGTTTGATGTTTTCACGCAGAAAGAACGCCTGCTCGGGCGCGAGCAGCGCCGCCTCGGGCCGGTCGATGCGGCTCACGCGCACCAGCTCGCGGCCGCTGCGCGTGACCTCGGTCCAGGTGCGCTGCCACAGGGCGCTCCACCAGGCGGACACACGCGCCCAGCCCCGGCTGAAACCTCCCGTTTCGGCAACCGCTTCGCTTTCCAGCGCCGGCTCCTGGGCTGCGGGGGTCGGCTCGGCAGGGCTCTTTGTCACCGGTTGCACGGGCTCTGGTGCGACCTTGCGAACCGCGGGCGCGGCCTTTTGCAAGCCCACCTGGTTGAGCACGGGCCACTCGTCCACCTGCCGGGCCAACTCGTCCAGCCGCAAAGCCAGCGCGGGAATGTCGGCCAGCGGAGCGGCCTGGATGCGCTCGATGTCGCGGGCAATGGCGCGCTGTACCGGGTTGAGCCGTGGTTGGGCGGCTCGGGCGATGCGCTGGTCGGCCGCCTGCAGCGCAGAGACGATGGGCTGGGCGCTGCCGGTGAGCTGGGCCTGCTGCTGCGCCAGCTTCACCGCCGACTCCAGGTCTTGCACGAGGTTGTCGTCGCGCGAGCGCGAGAGCGCCAACATGAGTTCTTCGAGCTGGCTGCGCTGCAGGCTCACTTCGGACAAGCGCACCTCCGCCACAG includes:
- a CDS encoding uroporphyrinogen-III C-methyltransferase: MSTNQPAHPSNDPAATAVAPGPAALLPTAPVRRPGAWLAWLAVLLAALALVLAGLLWQKLSFTQQELARRAQDSTDQAAEARTMAAQSEALAQELQARLAVAEVRLSEVSLQRSQLEELMLALSRSRDDNLVQDLESAVKLAQQQAQLTGSAQPIVSALQAADQRIARAAQPRLNPVQRAIARDIERIQAAPLADIPALALRLDELARQVDEWPVLNQVGLQKAAPAVRKVAPEPVQPVTKSPAEPTPAAQEPALESEAVAETGGFSRGWARVSAWWSALWQRTWTEVTRSGRELVRVSRIDRPEAALLAPEQAFFLRENIKLKLLNARLGLLARHMAASQADVIAVEASIARYFDTSAPRVASAQTLLGRLRRDLVDSELPRPDATLAALAAAAGGR